The window CAGCACGATCGTGCTGTGCAGATCGCTGGGACCCAGAAGCTCCACTCCGCCGGGAAACGGCGGCTTGAGAATCACGGACATCAGCTCCGTGTTTTGCTGGTCGCTCTCGATGACGTAGTCCACGTCGAGCAGCAAAGTCAGCCGATGCCGCGAGCCCGGCGCCAGGTCGCCCGGGTCGAGCGCAGCCTCGACGCGTTGCGGCTGATAGCGCGGCACGCTGACCGAGCCCAGCGCGTTATCGTCGATCAGCAGGCGCGCGCCCCCGGAGATGACGTTGACCGGTGCGTTGAAGAACAGCTCCTCGATCGGCTCCGAGCCTTGGGGCACCGCGACCTGCAGCTCGAGACGGATGCTCATCCCCGGGTCGTTTAGCACGTATTGCACGTCCGCGGATTCGATTCGCAGCTCCGCGGTCTGGGCCGCTGCAACCGACGCGCAGAGCAACAGCAACGCCGCTGCCAATAACAGCGCGGCTGTGAATCTCGCAGGCAAGCGCCGGAATTTCATCGCCCTCAATCTACGGTGACTTTGCTGAGGATTCAATCCAGATAATGAATGAGCCGCGGGCGGCTTGTACGTCGCAGTAGAACCCTCATATCCCAGGCTAGCTGAACTCGACCCGTCCCGTGGGATTGAATCCCAGCACCTTGCGCGCTTTGGCCGTATCGAGCAGGCAGGAATATTTCATCCGGTCGGCGTCGACCGAATAGTAGTAGTCGGTCATTCCCAAGGTGCGTTGCAGGCGGTTGATCGGACCCAGCAGCGGCGCGGGCATGCTCACACAGCTCGAGCCGTTGAGCTCGGCAAAGGTGGTGATCGGCGCGGTGTCGTTCCCACCGATGTTGAAGATCCCGCGGACTTTGGCTTTGAAGATCGCCAGCCGTAGCGACTGGATCACGTCCTTCATGTGAATCAGGTTGATCATCGGGTTGAACCCGAGGGTCTTGAACACCAGCTTGGAATCGAAGTAGGAGTTGAGCTGCCCGCTGATGTTGCGGCCGATGATATTGCTCACGCGCAGCACGACGATGTTGATCCGCTTGTCGTCCATGTACGAGCGGCAGATCATGTCGGCGTCCACGCGGTCTTTGATCCACTGGTCGGCGCCCGTGTCGAAGTTCAGGTCGGCGTTCTCGTCGAGCAGGATTGGATTGTGCGGCCGCAGCTTGTAGACCACGTCGGAGCTTTTAAAGATAAACTTGTTGATGCCCTTGGTCTTGAGGCACTGCTCGATCAAGGCCTTGGTGCCCAGTACGTTGAGCGCGTGAATGTCCTCGCCGCGAATCGGGCGATTGTTGAACGCCAGGTGGATTACGGTGTTGATTCGCGAGGTTTTAAAGCGCCGACTGAGGAACAGGTTGCGCAGTTCGCGCTTTTTGAGAATGTTGAGCTGCTTGTACACGAAGCGCTCGGGATCCAGGTCGCGGAAGTAGTAGGGCCGCTCCTCCTGGGCCGCGCCGAAGACCACGCCCACGCGCTTGTCGTTGTACAAGTGCAGGGCCAGCTGGCGCCCTATTGAGCTGGTGACACCGGCAATCAAGACGTTTCTCTTGTCAGCTGCCACGATCCCCTCCTTAATTAACCCGCTGCATCAGGCGTTGTCGGTTGGGGTCCATCTCGTGCGCCAGGCCGAAGATCGACTCGCGCTCCTTGAGTCCCTCGTCGATCATTCGTTGGACCGTGAGCTGTACGCGTTCGGCGAGCATTCGGACCTTCTCGGGGTCATCGATCGTTTCCGCGCCGTACTCCTCGTAGAGCTTGATCGGCTCGCCGTAGTAGATATGGTACTTGACCGGCAGGGGGACGATCCCCAACGGGCCGATCCAGGGGAAGAGCGGAGTAATCGGGAAGTAGGGGAAGCGCAACGCCCTGGCCAGCGGTTTAAAGTCGTAGAGCATCGGCGCCTGCTCCTCGGCGCCGATCACGGCCGTGGGTATAATCGGAGCCTTGAAGCGCAGGGCGAGCTCGACGAACCCGACGTTGAACGGCAGCAGCTTGTAGCGCTGGTGAAACAGCTTGCCCGTGCCGCGCGCTCCCTCGGGGAACACGGCGACCATCTCTTCGTTCTCCAGCAGTACCTCGAAGTTGCGCAGGTGACCGACCATCTGGCCGACGCGGTAGAACAACGTGTTGACGAACGGCAGGAATCCCATGAAATTGTCGACCATCGCACGCATCGTCCGCGGCGGATCGAGTTCCTTGATTAGGTCCACGCCGATCATCGCAGCGTCGATGGGCAGCACGCCCGAATGGTTGGGTACGATGATTGCTCGCCCTTTTTTCGGCACGTTGGCGTGCCCATGGCTCTCAACGCGGAACCACTTGTCGTAGATGAATTTCGACACGGCGTAGGCCAGGATCGCCGCCTCGCGCTCCATGCCGAATTGGTCGTAACCAAATCCGATGTCGTTGATTTTAATATCCTGCATCCGCGCGCTCTCTTCTTTACCGAGCAAACGTTCGGCGAGCTTGGCGGCCAGGAAGCGCTGGCGTTTATTCATCGAGCCCTCACAATCGCATGAAATATTGATCAGTATACTGCTATTACCTGCACTATGCATCATAGAAGCGCGGCACAGAGACAGTCAAGGTTCCGGCTTTGAGCCGGGCGGCAACGCTTGCGTACTTCTCTGGTCGTTGCTCAACGCTTCGATAAAGTCGCGGAGAGCATCGTATAGCAATGTGCATGGTTCGCTCGTGTGCCATGCGGGCACCTACAAGGTGCCAGCTCCAAGCTGGCTCCTGCTGTATCGATTACCAACGATCCAATCCACGTCGCGGGGAAGGTGGTTGAATTACGCGGATGGTCCGCTTGC of the Candidatus Alcyoniella australis genome contains:
- a CDS encoding NAD-dependent epimerase/dehydratase family protein, whose amino-acid sequence is MAADKRNVLIAGVTSSIGRQLALHLYNDKRVGVVFGAAQEERPYYFRDLDPERFVYKQLNILKKRELRNLFLSRRFKTSRINTVIHLAFNNRPIRGEDIHALNVLGTKALIEQCLKTKGINKFIFKSSDVVYKLRPHNPILLDENADLNFDTGADQWIKDRVDADMICRSYMDDKRINIVVLRVSNIIGRNISGQLNSYFDSKLVFKTLGFNPMINLIHMKDVIQSLRLAIFKAKVRGIFNIGGNDTAPITTFAELNGSSCVSMPAPLLGPINRLQRTLGMTDYYYSVDADRMKYSCLLDTAKARKVLGFNPTGRVEFS
- a CDS encoding lysophospholipid acyltransferase family protein, whose translation is MNKRQRFLAAKLAERLLGKEESARMQDIKINDIGFGYDQFGMEREAAILAYAVSKFIYDKWFRVESHGHANVPKKGRAIIVPNHSGVLPIDAAMIGVDLIKELDPPRTMRAMVDNFMGFLPFVNTLFYRVGQMVGHLRNFEVLLENEEMVAVFPEGARGTGKLFHQRYKLLPFNVGFVELALRFKAPIIPTAVIGAEEQAPMLYDFKPLARALRFPYFPITPLFPWIGPLGIVPLPVKYHIYYGEPIKLYEEYGAETIDDPEKVRMLAERVQLTVQRMIDEGLKERESIFGLAHEMDPNRQRLMQRVN